One Mycolicibacterium pulveris genomic region harbors:
- a CDS encoding ABC transporter permease, with protein sequence MTAAVPSTRMPRLHRLTHDLTAGLTRVGRQAQFYFQTLVSTRDAIVHYKGETVRLIAQMSLGTGALAVIGGTVVIVGFLTLSTGALVAVQGYNQFANVGVEALTGFASAFFNVRLIAPVIAGIALAATIGAGATAQLGAMRINEEIDALEVIGVRAVAYLASNRLIAGVVVVMPLYCVAMTTAFLAARFGTTVVYGQSSGVYDHYFNTFLNPTDIIWSFFQAVLMAVVIMLVHTYYGFTASGGPAGVGEAVGRAVRTSMIAAVFVVLFVSLAIYGQSGNFHLAG encoded by the coding sequence GTGACCGCCGCGGTCCCCAGCACGCGGATGCCGCGACTGCACCGGCTCACCCACGACCTCACGGCCGGGCTCACCCGCGTCGGCAGGCAGGCGCAGTTCTACTTCCAGACCTTGGTGTCCACCAGGGACGCGATCGTGCACTACAAGGGCGAGACGGTGCGGCTGATCGCCCAGATGAGCTTGGGCACAGGCGCGTTGGCGGTGATCGGCGGAACGGTTGTCATCGTCGGATTTCTGACCTTGTCCACCGGGGCGCTGGTCGCCGTCCAGGGCTACAACCAGTTCGCCAACGTGGGAGTCGAAGCGCTGACGGGATTCGCCTCGGCCTTCTTCAACGTCCGTCTGATCGCCCCCGTGATCGCCGGGATCGCGCTGGCCGCCACCATCGGCGCGGGGGCGACCGCGCAGTTGGGCGCGATGCGGATCAACGAGGAGATCGACGCGCTCGAGGTGATCGGCGTGCGGGCGGTCGCCTACCTGGCGTCGAATCGCCTGATCGCAGGCGTGGTCGTCGTGATGCCGCTGTACTGCGTCGCGATGACGACGGCGTTTCTGGCGGCCCGATTCGGCACGACCGTCGTCTACGGGCAGTCCTCCGGCGTGTACGACCACTACTTCAACACCTTCTTGAACCCGACCGACATCATCTGGTCCTTCTTTCAGGCGGTGCTGATGGCCGTCGTGATCATGCTGGTGCACACCTACTACGGGTTCACCGCATCCGGTGGTCCGGCCGGGGTGGGGGAGGCCGTCGGACGGGCGGTCCGCACGTCCATGATCGCCGCGGTCTTCGTCGTGCTGTTCGTCTCGCTGGCCATCTACGGTCAGTCCGGCAATTTCCACTTGGCGGGATAG
- a CDS encoding MlaE family ABC transporter permease, whose protein sequence is MSSLGVRLEKLSATKAGKPLGAVGGFFAMALDVLVSIPRRPFAWREFILQSWFVARVSLVPTLMLAIPFTVLLVFTFNILLVEFGAADYSGTGAAYGTVTQIGPVVTVLVVSGAGATAMCADLGARTIREELDALRVMGVNPIQALVVPRVLAATVVATLLSSVVILVGLVGSFAFSVFVQHVTPGSFVGGLTVITKAPDVVVALIKSSLFGLAAGLIACYKGVSVGGGPAGVGNAVNETVVFTFVALFAINIVATAVGVKVTL, encoded by the coding sequence ATGAGTAGCCTGGGGGTTCGGCTGGAGAAGCTGAGCGCGACGAAAGCGGGTAAGCCGCTCGGTGCCGTCGGCGGCTTCTTCGCCATGGCGCTCGACGTGCTGGTGTCGATTCCGCGCCGTCCCTTCGCCTGGCGAGAGTTCATCCTGCAGTCGTGGTTCGTCGCGCGGGTCTCGTTGGTTCCCACGTTGATGCTGGCCATTCCGTTCACCGTGCTGCTGGTGTTCACCTTCAACATCCTGCTGGTCGAGTTCGGCGCCGCCGACTACTCGGGAACCGGAGCGGCGTACGGCACGGTGACGCAGATCGGCCCGGTCGTCACGGTGCTGGTCGTCTCCGGAGCGGGCGCCACGGCGATGTGTGCGGATCTGGGGGCACGGACCATTCGCGAGGAACTCGACGCGTTGCGGGTGATGGGCGTCAACCCGATCCAGGCGCTGGTCGTGCCGCGCGTGCTCGCGGCCACGGTGGTGGCGACCCTGCTGTCGTCGGTGGTGATTTTGGTCGGTCTCGTCGGCAGCTTCGCGTTCTCGGTCTTCGTTCAGCACGTCACGCCGGGTTCGTTCGTCGGGGGTCTGACGGTCATCACCAAGGCGCCCGATGTCGTTGTGGCGCTGATCAAGTCGAGCCTGTTCGGGCTGGCGGCCGGACTGATCGCCTGCTACAAAGGCGTCTCCGTGGGCGGCGGGCCCGCGGGCGTCGGCAACGCCGTCAACGAAACGGTCGTGTTCACCTTCGTGGCGCTGTTCGCGATCAACATCGTCGCGACCGCCGTCGGTGTGAAGGTGACGTTGTGA
- a CDS encoding TetR family transcriptional regulator, which produces MARPSKPLISRTAAVEASIEIIDEEGLDAFSLPRLAQHLGVRAPSLYHHFGSKDDILIAVARHIAGKSVIRPRRPPGPDWPEYFVSLGLNFRQSVLRHRNAAPVLIKHLPRELLVPGFEDAARYLHDSGVPVHLHVQILDGVETLCVGAVLSEAVRKPRTRGALFPAVSFEEHPNLTAALEANEFTVKELFANRIRSFLYGLIFCDEYARGAEKPSA; this is translated from the coding sequence ATGGCCCGGCCGTCAAAGCCCTTGATCAGCCGCACGGCCGCCGTCGAGGCGTCGATCGAGATCATCGACGAAGAGGGACTCGACGCGTTCAGCCTGCCCCGACTCGCGCAGCATCTGGGTGTGCGGGCGCCCTCGCTCTACCACCACTTCGGAAGCAAGGACGACATCCTCATCGCGGTGGCGCGCCACATCGCCGGCAAGTCGGTGATCCGGCCGCGGCGCCCGCCGGGTCCGGACTGGCCGGAGTACTTCGTCAGCCTCGGGCTGAATTTTCGGCAATCGGTGCTGCGCCACCGCAACGCGGCGCCGGTCCTCATCAAGCACCTGCCCCGGGAACTGCTCGTGCCCGGATTCGAGGATGCGGCACGTTACCTCCACGACTCCGGCGTGCCGGTGCACCTGCACGTGCAGATCCTCGACGGGGTCGAAACGCTCTGCGTGGGTGCGGTGTTGAGCGAGGCGGTACGCAAGCCCCGCACGCGCGGTGCCCTCTTCCCCGCGGTGAGCTTCGAGGAGCATCCGAACCTCACCGCAGCACTCGAGGCCAATGAGTTCACGGTGAAGGAGCTGTTCGCGAACAGGATCCGCAGTTTCCTCTACGGCCTGATCTTCTGCGACGAGTACGCGCGAGGCGCCGAGAAGCCGTCGGCCTGA
- a CDS encoding aldehyde dehydrogenase family protein, giving the protein MSGPAAVTGRPDGRSGRPVLSVRCPVDGREVGEVPAFGADEIATVCDDLRRAQPQWEALGPRGRSEHLLRWLDWLLDNERRLLELVQQETGKSWADASLEMSVALDVINYFTANAEGFLADRKVKPAGAANAVRRLRVQVRPHQLVGLITPWNGPLAGPMMDAVGALVAGAAVVSKPSEVTPLTWTEVVRGWREDIGAPPVLAAVNGDQEAGAAVVDQVDMVMFTGSVRTGRAIAVRCAERLIPCSLELGGKDAMIVLADADLDRAAGAAVWGGMTNAGQACVGVERVYVEAPVYDDFVALVTSRVAALRQGMDAPGSFATDIGAMVTPAQTDIVEEHVKDAVAKGARVLTGGQRRPGNGFAPTVLVDVDHSMRCMREETFGPTLAIMRVADENEAVALANDSDYGLSSSLWTRNRRKAEQLSRRIEAGSVSVNNALVATFQMPIPMGGWKNSGLGTRFGGAAGVLKYCRQQSVVEERFALKSEPLWYPVAPWRSRLMGRAVRLLGAHDWRRRLGRTPRN; this is encoded by the coding sequence ATGTCAGGTCCGGCTGCAGTGACGGGACGACCGGACGGACGTTCCGGGCGGCCGGTGCTCTCCGTCAGGTGTCCGGTGGACGGACGTGAAGTCGGGGAGGTGCCGGCTTTCGGCGCCGACGAGATCGCCACGGTCTGCGACGATTTGCGTCGCGCTCAGCCGCAGTGGGAGGCATTGGGGCCACGGGGGCGCAGCGAGCACCTGCTGCGCTGGCTGGATTGGCTGCTCGACAACGAGCGACGACTGCTCGAACTGGTGCAGCAGGAGACCGGAAAGTCGTGGGCCGACGCGTCTCTCGAGATGTCGGTCGCCTTGGACGTCATCAACTATTTCACCGCCAACGCCGAGGGCTTCCTCGCCGACCGCAAGGTCAAGCCCGCCGGTGCGGCGAACGCGGTCCGCCGGTTGCGCGTGCAGGTCCGCCCGCACCAACTCGTCGGCCTCATCACGCCGTGGAACGGCCCGTTGGCCGGCCCGATGATGGACGCGGTGGGGGCGTTGGTCGCCGGTGCGGCCGTGGTCTCCAAGCCCTCTGAGGTGACGCCGCTGACCTGGACCGAGGTCGTGCGTGGCTGGCGGGAGGACATCGGCGCGCCCCCGGTCCTTGCGGCGGTGAACGGCGACCAGGAGGCCGGCGCCGCCGTGGTGGACCAGGTGGACATGGTGATGTTCACCGGCTCGGTGCGCACCGGCCGGGCCATCGCGGTGCGCTGCGCCGAGCGCCTGATCCCGTGCAGCCTCGAGTTGGGCGGCAAGGACGCGATGATCGTGCTGGCCGACGCGGACCTCGACAGGGCCGCCGGCGCCGCGGTGTGGGGCGGGATGACGAACGCGGGGCAGGCATGCGTGGGAGTCGAGCGGGTGTACGTCGAGGCGCCGGTCTATGACGACTTCGTCGCGCTGGTGACCTCGCGGGTCGCCGCGCTGCGCCAGGGCATGGACGCACCGGGAAGCTTCGCCACCGATATCGGGGCGATGGTCACCCCCGCCCAGACCGACATCGTCGAAGAGCATGTGAAAGATGCCGTCGCCAAGGGAGCCAGGGTCCTCACCGGCGGGCAGCGCAGGCCGGGCAACGGCTTCGCGCCGACGGTGCTGGTCGACGTCGATCACTCGATGCGGTGCATGCGCGAAGAGACCTTCGGCCCGACGCTGGCGATCATGCGCGTGGCCGACGAGAACGAAGCCGTCGCGCTGGCCAACGACTCCGACTACGGTCTCAGCTCCAGCTTGTGGACGCGGAATCGTCGCAAGGCCGAACAGCTTTCGCGACGCATCGAGGCCGGATCGGTGTCGGTCAACAATGCGCTGGTGGCGACCTTTCAGATGCCGATTCCGATGGGCGGCTGGAAGAACTCCGGGCTCGGCACACGGTTCGGCGGGGCTGCGGGCGTCCTGAAGTACTGTCGTCAGCAGTCCGTGGTCGAAGAGCGGTTCGCTCTGAAGTCCGAGCCGCTGTGGTACCCGGTGGCGCCGTGGCGGTCCCGGTTGATGGGGCGGGCGGTACGCCTTCTCGGCGCCCATGACTGGCGGCGCCGACTGGGCCGGACCCCGCGCAACTGA
- a CDS encoding ferredoxin, with amino-acid sequence MRVRLDRSKCAGHAQCFAVDADLFPIDDDGYSILEAREVAPGDEEVTRAGVAACPELALILEED; translated from the coding sequence ATGAGAGTTCGCCTTGACCGCTCCAAGTGCGCTGGGCACGCGCAGTGCTTCGCCGTCGATGCCGACCTCTTTCCGATCGACGACGACGGTTACTCCATCCTGGAAGCGCGCGAGGTCGCGCCCGGCGACGAAGAGGTCACCCGCGCAGGCGTCGCGGCATGCCCGGAACTGGCGCTGATCCTCGAAGAGGACTGA
- a CDS encoding TetR/AcrR family transcriptional regulator, with the protein MPRRRDGSGLSKDVDEAREQILAAAEAVILRYGIPKTTMDDIGKEAGVSRPTVYRYFGDRDALVAALIERRARMLFERARKFILSHDTFAEQLVEGLVYLVDRGRKDPIVRILVSPEHMGMTTPIVGGTNLATNLTAEMWEPIFRRAMERGEIRDDFDLGAVAEWLALVQYMMVGRLDFARSKDPDHRDMLRTFVLPAFLSSEAG; encoded by the coding sequence ATGCCTCGACGCAGAGACGGCTCCGGTCTCAGCAAGGACGTCGACGAGGCGCGCGAGCAGATTCTGGCCGCCGCGGAAGCGGTCATTTTGCGCTACGGCATCCCCAAGACCACGATGGACGACATCGGCAAAGAGGCCGGTGTATCGCGGCCGACGGTCTATCGCTACTTCGGCGATCGGGACGCGCTGGTCGCTGCCCTCATCGAGCGACGCGCACGCATGCTCTTCGAGCGGGCACGAAAATTCATCTTGAGCCATGACACGTTCGCCGAGCAGTTGGTGGAGGGCCTGGTCTACCTCGTGGATCGCGGCCGGAAGGACCCGATCGTGCGCATCCTGGTCAGCCCGGAGCACATGGGCATGACCACCCCCATCGTCGGCGGAACGAACCTGGCCACGAACCTCACGGCGGAGATGTGGGAGCCGATCTTTCGCCGCGCGATGGAACGCGGTGAGATCCGCGACGACTTCGATCTGGGGGCCGTCGCGGAGTGGCTCGCGCTGGTGCAGTACATGATGGTGGGACGGCTGGATTTCGCCCGTTCGAAAGACCCCGATCACCGCGACATGCTGCGCACGTTCGTGCTGCCGGCGTTTCTTTCGTCCGAGGCCGGCTGA
- a CDS encoding aldehyde dehydrogenase, with translation MTSHPEAPSLFIDGRFRPAAKTIPIIEAATGALLADGPCATEADVDDAVAAANGTAAQAWRASDPRDRADVLRRFGKALRSRAEHTSVLVSRENGMPITLSRSVNGAFPAVLVGYYAKMIAAWEAEEVRPALIGHTIVRREPVGVVGAITPWNYPQALAVMKIAPALAAGCSVVLKAAPETALDAMVFGESAAEVGIPPGVLNIVPGDAAAGSRLVSHPDVDKIAFTGSTAAGRAIAAECGRLIRPVTLELGGKSAAIILDDADLTATVNGLRTASFVNNGQTCHLSSRILVPESRYAEFVEAIAQLASDLVVGDPLQESTEIGPLVSQRQRERVLEYIQLGIDSGAKLVAGGDVPQDQPKGWYVSPTVFADVDNADRIAQEEIFGPVLTITPYTDDAEAVRIANDSEFGLAGTVWSQDTARATDIARAIDTGSIGVNDYQLDIQSPFGGVKASGLGRELGPEGLAAYHRIKSIYRAGPA, from the coding sequence ATGACGTCGCACCCCGAAGCCCCGAGCTTGTTCATCGACGGCCGGTTTCGCCCGGCCGCCAAGACGATTCCGATAATCGAGGCGGCTACCGGCGCGCTGCTGGCCGACGGGCCCTGCGCCACGGAAGCCGACGTCGACGACGCCGTCGCCGCCGCCAACGGGACCGCAGCCCAGGCTTGGCGTGCGTCGGATCCGCGCGACCGCGCGGACGTCCTGAGGCGGTTCGGCAAGGCGCTTCGGTCGCGGGCCGAGCACACCTCGGTGCTCGTCTCCCGCGAGAACGGCATGCCGATCACCTTGTCGCGCAGCGTCAACGGCGCATTCCCCGCTGTGCTCGTCGGGTACTACGCGAAGATGATCGCCGCGTGGGAGGCCGAGGAGGTCCGGCCCGCGCTGATCGGCCACACCATCGTGCGGCGGGAACCCGTCGGTGTCGTCGGTGCGATCACCCCGTGGAACTACCCGCAGGCGTTGGCCGTCATGAAGATCGCGCCGGCGCTGGCCGCCGGCTGCTCGGTCGTCCTCAAGGCAGCTCCCGAAACAGCCCTTGATGCAATGGTTTTCGGTGAGTCCGCCGCTGAAGTAGGCATACCGCCGGGCGTGCTCAACATCGTGCCCGGCGACGCCGCCGCCGGCAGCCGCCTGGTCTCGCACCCCGATGTCGACAAGATCGCCTTCACCGGCTCCACCGCAGCCGGCCGAGCCATCGCAGCCGAATGCGGCCGGCTGATCCGTCCGGTCACGCTGGAGCTCGGCGGCAAGTCCGCCGCGATCATCCTCGACGACGCCGACCTGACGGCCACGGTCAACGGACTGCGCACGGCCTCATTCGTCAACAACGGACAGACCTGTCACCTGAGTTCGCGCATCCTGGTACCCGAATCCCGCTACGCCGAGTTCGTCGAGGCGATCGCGCAGCTGGCGAGCGACCTGGTCGTCGGTGACCCGCTGCAGGAGAGCACCGAGATCGGTCCGCTGGTCAGCCAGCGACAGCGGGAGCGGGTGCTGGAGTACATCCAGCTCGGCATCGACAGCGGCGCCAAACTCGTTGCCGGCGGCGACGTTCCGCAGGACCAGCCGAAGGGCTGGTACGTCTCGCCGACCGTGTTCGCCGATGTCGACAACGCCGACCGGATCGCGCAGGAGGAGATTTTCGGCCCGGTCCTGACGATCACCCCCTACACCGACGACGCCGAGGCGGTGCGCATCGCCAACGACAGCGAGTTCGGGCTTGCCGGGACCGTGTGGTCGCAAGACACCGCGCGCGCCACCGACATCGCACGTGCCATCGACACGGGTTCGATCGGGGTCAACGACTACCAGCTCGACATCCAGTCACCGTTCGGCGGCGTCAAGGCGAGCGGGTTGGGCCGCGAACTCGGTCCCGAAGGCCTGGCGGCCTATCACCGCATCAAGTCGATCTACCGGGCGGGCCCCGCCTGA
- a CDS encoding class I adenylate-forming enzyme family protein: MAATVGSALNWWAKTKGDDVAIRVGPEKLTYRELHDWSGRLARTLVDAGVAPGDRVGLLAPNVLQWPVVALAVIKSGAVLVPFNARLKPAEIRKVADDAGLSLLICAPETLAAAEEAKGGDGGFTVLGFDVVDALRVGDRDDFRVERTLDDPIAVIFTSGSTGLSKGVILTNQTLLSIVLENTLTEEGFRPGTVSLLVLPLAFTPGLVYGLLLTTVLGGALIVEPELNPSRAVRLIEQHKVRTLFGVPVIFESLSRAPEFEAADLSSLQTAIVGGAAVPPDLLRRWAAKGVLLRQIYGMTESGGVATATLKAEALQQPDSCGSGSIFTEVRVMNSDGSFAEPGEQGEIVVRGPGVTPGYWNDPVSTAAAIRDGWLHSGDVGVSDAEGRITFVDRMKDLIISGGINISPVELEAAIAALDGVAEVAVIPAPDPRFGETPAAIISVAAGHHLDEAAVVAHCERVLSDYKVPRYVVLNSDPLPRLPSGKIAKRELRDAYRDIADKFSRVR, encoded by the coding sequence ATGGCCGCGACCGTGGGGTCCGCGCTGAACTGGTGGGCCAAGACCAAAGGCGACGACGTCGCGATCCGCGTCGGCCCCGAGAAACTGACGTACCGAGAACTGCACGACTGGTCCGGCCGGCTGGCACGCACGCTGGTCGACGCCGGCGTCGCGCCCGGAGACCGGGTGGGCCTGCTGGCACCCAACGTGCTGCAGTGGCCGGTGGTCGCGCTCGCCGTCATCAAGTCCGGAGCAGTGCTGGTGCCCTTCAATGCGCGGCTCAAGCCCGCCGAGATCCGCAAGGTGGCCGACGACGCCGGCTTGAGCCTGTTGATCTGCGCACCCGAGACCCTCGCCGCCGCCGAGGAGGCCAAAGGGGGCGACGGTGGTTTCACCGTGCTCGGTTTCGACGTCGTCGACGCGCTGCGCGTGGGCGATCGGGACGACTTCCGCGTCGAGCGCACACTCGACGACCCGATCGCCGTGATCTTCACCAGCGGGTCGACCGGGCTGTCCAAGGGCGTCATCCTCACGAACCAGACGCTGCTTTCCATCGTGCTGGAGAACACGCTGACCGAGGAGGGCTTCCGCCCCGGCACCGTGAGCCTGCTCGTGCTGCCGCTCGCGTTCACCCCCGGCCTGGTGTACGGGCTGCTGCTGACCACCGTGCTGGGCGGCGCCCTGATCGTCGAGCCCGAGCTCAACCCCTCGCGCGCGGTGCGACTCATCGAGCAGCACAAGGTGCGGACGCTGTTCGGTGTGCCGGTGATCTTCGAAAGCCTCTCGAGGGCACCCGAATTCGAGGCTGCTGACCTTTCCAGCCTGCAGACCGCCATCGTCGGAGGTGCTGCGGTGCCACCGGATCTGCTGCGGCGGTGGGCCGCCAAAGGCGTGCTGCTGCGCCAGATCTACGGCATGACCGAATCGGGCGGGGTCGCCACGGCGACCCTGAAAGCCGAGGCGCTGCAGCAGCCGGACTCGTGTGGCAGCGGTTCGATCTTCACCGAGGTCCGGGTCATGAACTCCGACGGCTCGTTCGCCGAACCCGGCGAGCAGGGTGAGATCGTGGTGCGCGGCCCCGGCGTGACACCCGGCTACTGGAACGACCCGGTGTCCACGGCGGCGGCGATCCGGGACGGGTGGCTACACAGCGGCGACGTCGGCGTCAGCGATGCCGAGGGCCGGATCACCTTCGTGGACCGGATGAAGGACCTGATCATCTCGGGCGGAATCAACATCTCGCCGGTCGAGCTGGAGGCCGCGATCGCCGCGCTCGACGGTGTCGCCGAGGTCGCGGTCATCCCCGCGCCCGATCCCCGGTTCGGGGAGACTCCCGCGGCGATCATCTCGGTCGCCGCGGGACACCACCTTGACGAGGCGGCCGTCGTCGCGCACTGCGAGCGGGTGCTCTCGGACTACAAGGTGCCACGCTACGTGGTCTTGAACTCGGATCCGTTGCCGCGCTTGCCCAGTGGCAAGATCGCGAAACGCGAGCTCCGCGATGCGTATCGGGACATCGCGGACAAGTTCAGTAGGGTCCGCTGA
- a CDS encoding thiolase C-terminal domain-containing protein produces MSDGFRGATAVVGAAATEYLRRGTSERTSAQLVLQAILAACADAGCDPRSIDGFVSYSEDSSEGLAIGAALGVHEVRWSTQIWGGGGGGLAAAVNCAAAAVYSGQANCVAVYRGLSEAVDGRRAFAKGHLGTLYTAHGVVTPAQICALRTQRLLEVDGVPPSALEAVAMAGYHHAQNNPRAVAYGKPLDHELYASSRLISEPLRLYDCSRENDGAAAILVAATDRHDEYAGAPAVILSGVQGAAAGWNESVENEERYTSAGFHPAMVRRLWQGAGISAADVDVAQVYENFTGPAVAAMIDHGLCPPGPEAGEFMTVDNLTVPGGALPINTAGGNIAEGFVHGIGLVLEAVRQIRGGSPNPVADADISLLIGGPMAPMVSSTVFGSLQTV; encoded by the coding sequence GTGAGCGACGGCTTCCGGGGTGCGACCGCGGTGGTCGGGGCCGCCGCCACCGAGTACCTGCGGCGCGGCACCAGCGAACGCACCTCGGCTCAACTGGTACTGCAGGCGATCCTGGCGGCCTGCGCGGACGCGGGTTGCGATCCCCGCAGCATCGACGGGTTCGTGTCCTACTCCGAGGACTCCTCGGAGGGGTTGGCGATCGGTGCGGCACTCGGCGTGCACGAGGTGCGGTGGTCGACGCAGATCTGGGGCGGCGGGGGCGGCGGGCTCGCGGCCGCCGTCAACTGTGCGGCCGCGGCGGTCTACAGCGGCCAAGCGAACTGCGTGGCCGTGTACCGCGGGCTGTCCGAGGCGGTGGACGGCCGGCGCGCGTTCGCCAAGGGCCACCTGGGCACGCTCTACACCGCGCACGGTGTCGTCACACCCGCCCAGATCTGCGCGTTGCGCACACAGCGGCTCCTCGAGGTCGACGGGGTGCCGCCGTCGGCGCTGGAGGCGGTCGCGATGGCCGGCTACCACCACGCCCAGAACAACCCGCGGGCCGTGGCATACGGCAAGCCGCTCGACCATGAGCTCTACGCAAGCAGCCGACTGATCTCCGAGCCGCTTCGGCTCTACGACTGCTCACGCGAGAACGACGGTGCCGCAGCCATTCTCGTCGCCGCGACCGACCGCCACGACGAGTATGCCGGTGCCCCCGCCGTCATCCTGTCCGGTGTGCAGGGGGCGGCGGCGGGATGGAACGAGTCGGTCGAGAACGAGGAGCGCTACACCTCGGCGGGCTTCCACCCGGCAATGGTGCGGCGGCTGTGGCAGGGCGCGGGTATCAGCGCCGCCGATGTCGACGTCGCGCAGGTCTACGAGAACTTCACCGGCCCGGCGGTGGCCGCGATGATCGACCACGGGCTCTGCCCGCCCGGTCCCGAGGCCGGCGAGTTCATGACGGTGGACAACCTGACGGTGCCCGGGGGCGCGCTGCCGATCAACACCGCGGGCGGCAACATCGCCGAGGGCTTCGTCCACGGCATCGGCCTCGTGCTGGAGGCGGTCCGGCAGATCCGTGGCGGCTCGCCGAACCCCGTTGCCGATGCCGACATCTCCCTGCTGATCGGTGGCCCCATGGCACCCATGGTGAGCTCGACGGTGTTTGGATCGCTACAGACGGTGTGA
- a CDS encoding Zn-ribbon domain-containing OB-fold protein, which produces MTIELDAAVPADLVSTVKAHGKAVAAGDNPAVLADFLPDRIGQLIGSADVPAQLKSAEVRRIADAGDARFDAVIRYTQADDTWFELRSRWVRFHDGTWRVFSVRNIPETPPWIDATGPAWDGVDAPHWDGLREGRLLLQRCPHCAIWIWAPRPVCPKCHGFETAWEPVDPVGTIYAWTRTWQAFTPEATGHLPYVVVLVELPAAGGCRLLGVLENADGITPTIGAAVRGTIQQPPDDRHWPLVRWHQDGARP; this is translated from the coding sequence ATGACCATCGAACTCGACGCCGCCGTGCCCGCAGACTTGGTCAGCACCGTAAAGGCCCACGGCAAAGCGGTTGCCGCTGGGGATAATCCCGCGGTGCTGGCCGATTTCCTCCCCGACCGGATCGGACAGCTGATCGGCTCGGCCGACGTCCCCGCCCAGCTGAAGTCGGCCGAGGTGCGCCGGATCGCCGACGCCGGCGACGCGCGCTTCGATGCGGTGATCCGCTACACCCAAGCCGACGACACCTGGTTCGAATTGCGCAGTCGCTGGGTGAGATTCCACGACGGCACTTGGCGGGTGTTCAGCGTTCGCAACATTCCCGAAACCCCGCCGTGGATCGACGCGACCGGTCCGGCCTGGGACGGCGTGGACGCCCCGCACTGGGACGGGCTGCGCGAAGGCCGTCTGCTGCTGCAACGGTGCCCGCACTGTGCGATCTGGATCTGGGCGCCCCGGCCGGTCTGCCCGAAGTGCCATGGCTTTGAAACCGCCTGGGAGCCCGTTGATCCCGTCGGCACCATCTACGCGTGGACGCGCACCTGGCAGGCCTTCACCCCGGAGGCCACCGGGCACCTGCCCTACGTCGTGGTGCTCGTCGAGCTGCCGGCCGCTGGGGGGTGCCGGCTGCTGGGCGTGCTGGAGAATGCCGACGGGATCACCCCGACCATCGGAGCCGCGGTCCGCGGAACGATCCAACAACCGCCCGACGACCGGCACTGGCCGCTGGTCCGGTGGCACCAGGACGGAGCGCGGCCGTGA